One genomic region from Kineobactrum salinum encodes:
- a CDS encoding sensor histidine kinase translates to MLQLVLVGFFAALAPLCVAILFSVQALEELATSDREVTRRVMEATRLGQEIQAEALEMERHARQYLALSDPELATLFESERLSLGEKLFGLQARVAQPGKDLVALLQAVRTVDLAGARAMATEDGDLGRAAALLNQSFAAITEHRRGVQQWLTSSVDQLLEENAAEAGSIVDGLVIQLSFLVFATLALLVSFSYWINKPVQDLTEEIHRLGTAGLSHTIEISGPQEMAALGEKLEWLRQRLHETDQQKAQFLRHISHELKTPLSSLREGTDLLAEQVTGRLSQQQQSVVEIVRQNGIELQRLIESLLDYNQLPGQELNIEEFDMSELWRELLDNYRISIEQKALQLETRGTVDSWVADRGKLKSALDNLLSNAVNYTPESGSIDIVWQGEGDSLAIEVANTGSPIPEEDSDRVFEPFFQSVAKRSGPIKGSGIGLSVARECIEAQGGSLALITHSQFPVCFRLLCPAH, encoded by the coding sequence GTGTTACAACTCGTTCTGGTCGGTTTTTTCGCCGCGCTGGCACCACTGTGTGTGGCGATCCTGTTTTCGGTGCAGGCGTTGGAAGAGCTGGCCACCAGCGACCGTGAAGTGACCCGCAGGGTAATGGAGGCGACCCGCCTGGGTCAGGAGATACAGGCCGAAGCGCTGGAGATGGAGCGTCACGCGCGTCAATATCTTGCATTGTCCGATCCCGAACTGGCCACGCTGTTCGAGAGCGAGCGGCTGTCGCTGGGTGAGAAGCTGTTCGGCCTGCAGGCCCGGGTGGCCCAGCCCGGCAAGGATCTGGTCGCGCTGCTGCAGGCGGTGAGAACGGTGGATCTGGCGGGCGCACGCGCCATGGCGACGGAGGATGGTGATCTGGGCCGGGCGGCGGCACTGTTGAACCAATCCTTCGCCGCCATCACTGAGCACCGGCGGGGTGTGCAGCAGTGGCTGACCTCCTCGGTTGACCAGTTGCTGGAGGAAAACGCGGCCGAGGCGGGTTCGATTGTCGACGGCCTGGTTATCCAGCTATCGTTTCTGGTGTTTGCCACCCTGGCTCTGCTGGTCTCCTTCAGCTACTGGATCAACAAACCGGTACAGGATCTGACTGAGGAAATTCACCGTCTGGGCACGGCTGGCCTGAGCCATACTATCGAGATTTCCGGACCACAGGAGATGGCGGCACTGGGCGAAAAGCTGGAATGGCTGCGGCAGCGGCTGCATGAAACCGATCAACAGAAGGCGCAATTTCTGCGCCATATCTCCCACGAACTGAAAACGCCGCTGTCCAGTCTGCGCGAGGGCACGGACCTGCTGGCAGAGCAGGTGACCGGCAGGCTGTCCCAACAGCAGCAGTCAGTGGTGGAAATCGTGCGCCAGAACGGGATCGAGCTGCAGCGCCTGATCGAAAGCCTGTTGGACTACAACCAGCTGCCGGGGCAGGAATTGAACATTGAGGAATTCGACATGTCCGAGCTCTGGCGGGAGCTGCTGGACAACTACCGGATCAGCATTGAGCAAAAAGCCCTGCAGCTGGAAACCCGTGGCACCGTGGACAGCTGGGTGGCGGATCGCGGCAAACTTAAATCGGCGTTGGACAACCTGTTGTCCAACGCAGTCAATTATACCCCGGAGAGCGGCAGCATTGATATTGTCTGGCAGGGGGAAGGTGATAGTCTGGCGATCGAGGTGGCCAATACCGGTAGCCCGATTCCCGAGGAGGACAGCGATCGCGTGTTCGAGCCATTCTTTCAGAGCGTCGCCAAACGCAGCGGCCCGATCAAGGGTTCCGGCATCGGCCTCAGTGTTGCCCGTGAATGTATAGAGGCGCAGGGTGGCAGCCTGGCGCTGATAACCCATTCGCAGTTCCCCGTCTGTTTCCGGCTGCTATGTCCCGCGCACTGA
- a CDS encoding SGNH/GDSL hydrolase family protein, with protein sequence MPASLHYAMSRAFGLVLALTLASTSALALPTYSDIYTFGDSLSDTGNLASLYPDGDLAPVAATVGYGPNDRFSNGPLWHEYLADTLSVARASHSNGGGNSYAHAGAQVNDAVGLSAGMLTQHAQYNSASGGISDPDALYIAWAGGNDLLALAGDVNPLLAIEARLDALLGMLTGLVDSGANTLLVPNLPDLGSIPQLAGSANAPIATALTTYWNTGLEQRLLDLGTNNSASIFYFDVFGLFNSILANPAAAGFSNTTEGCRYVEEAGPGNLPTEFSCAGADSYLFWDQMHPTTAAHQLLGSSAFELLASGQAIGGPGQVPAPLTLWLLLSGLVLLAWTGRGGIRHRL encoded by the coding sequence ATGCCTGCAAGCCTCCACTACGCGATGTCCCGGGCATTCGGTCTTGTGCTCGCTCTCACCCTGGCCAGCACCTCCGCGCTGGCCCTGCCCACCTACAGCGACATCTATACTTTCGGTGACAGTCTCTCCGATACGGGGAATCTCGCCAGTCTGTATCCGGATGGCGATCTCGCCCCCGTCGCCGCAACGGTGGGCTATGGCCCCAACGACCGCTTCAGCAACGGCCCGCTCTGGCACGAATACCTGGCCGACACCCTGAGCGTGGCGCGTGCCAGCCACTCTAACGGCGGCGGCAACAGTTATGCCCACGCCGGCGCGCAGGTGAATGACGCTGTCGGCCTGTCGGCCGGGATGCTGACCCAGCATGCCCAGTACAACAGTGCCAGTGGCGGTATTTCTGATCCGGACGCGCTCTACATCGCCTGGGCCGGTGGCAACGACCTGCTGGCGCTGGCGGGCGACGTCAATCCATTGCTGGCGATCGAGGCCCGGCTTGATGCACTGCTGGGAATGCTCACCGGGCTGGTCGACAGCGGCGCCAATACGCTGCTGGTACCCAACCTTCCCGATCTCGGCAGCATCCCGCAACTGGCGGGCTCGGCCAACGCGCCCATCGCAACAGCGCTCACCACCTACTGGAATACCGGGCTGGAACAGCGTCTGCTCGACCTCGGTACCAACAATAGCGCCTCGATCTTCTATTTCGATGTGTTTGGCCTGTTCAACTCCATCCTGGCCAACCCGGCTGCAGCGGGCTTCAGCAATACCACCGAAGGCTGCCGCTACGTGGAAGAGGCCGGGCCCGGGAACCTGCCGACCGAGTTCAGCTGTGCCGGTGCCGACAGCTATCTGTTCTGGGATCAGATGCACCCGACCACCGCCGCCCACCAGCTTCTGGGCAGCAGCGCGTTCGAACTGCTGGCCAGCGGCCAGGCCATCGGCGGACCGGGCCAGGTGCCCGCGCCGCTGACCCTATGGTTGCTGTTGAGCGGCCTGGTGCTGCTGGCCTGGACTGGCCGCGGCGGTATCCGCCACCGGTTGTAG
- a CDS encoding patatin-like phospholipase family protein, which yields MNKSQDDRGLRDQDLRIVPVLAGGGGRLSAHIGVLQAIAELGLSYRTLVGVSGGSIVGALLAAGYSVPDIRRIAQDTDFSRFSAQNLISLLRTGGLSNGNSFETWVDELVDGKTFAELELDYHVVATDVRTGQPVVFSRHSHPATRVSQAVRFSMSVPILFSFKEHGAHLLVDGSILSEEALQRNWSGDGTPVVVFKLRSTTPGRRPPKPSVLPLRGYLEMLVRTFMTTISREYINEEFWLSTIVIETGDTSPFDMRLSPEQKDQLYTAGFEITTEVLPVKLARRSRQL from the coding sequence ATGAACAAGAGCCAGGACGATCGGGGGCTGCGTGATCAGGATCTGCGCATCGTTCCGGTGCTCGCCGGCGGGGGCGGCCGGCTATCGGCACACATCGGGGTACTGCAGGCCATTGCGGAGCTGGGGCTGAGCTACCGGACGCTGGTGGGCGTGTCCGGCGGCAGTATCGTCGGCGCCTTGCTGGCGGCAGGTTATTCAGTGCCGGATATCCGGCGGATCGCCCAGGACACCGATTTCTCGCGTTTTTCCGCCCAGAATCTGATATCGCTGCTGCGCACCGGCGGCCTGTCCAACGGCAACAGCTTCGAAACCTGGGTGGATGAGCTGGTCGATGGCAAGACCTTTGCCGAGCTGGAGCTGGACTATCATGTGGTGGCGACCGACGTGCGCACCGGCCAGCCGGTGGTGTTCAGCCGCCACAGCCACCCGGCCACCCGGGTGTCGCAGGCGGTGCGCTTTTCCATGTCAGTACCTATTCTGTTCAGCTTCAAAGAGCACGGTGCGCACCTGCTGGTGGATGGCAGCATCCTCTCGGAGGAAGCCCTGCAGCGCAACTGGTCCGGCGACGGGACGCCGGTAGTGGTGTTCAAACTGCGCAGCACCACCCCTGGCCGCCGGCCGCCGAAACCTTCCGTGCTGCCATTGCGCGGCTATCTGGAGATGTTGGTGCGCACCTTCATGACTACCATCTCCCGCGAATACATCAACGAGGAATTCTGGCTCTCGACGATCGTGATCGAAACCGGCGACACGTCCCCTTTCGACATGCGTCTCAGCCCGGAGCAGAAAGACCAGTTGTATACGGCCGGTTTTGAGATAACCACCGAGGTGTTGCCGGTCAAACTGGCCAGGCGTAGCCGTCAGCTATAG
- a CDS encoding ABC transporter ATP-binding protein, with product MIEVEALGKRFGNVTAVDGVSFSAADARITGLLGPNGAGKSTTLRTLYTVVKPDSGAARVDGHDVCAAPLQVRRCLGVLPHGAGLYPRLSARENIAYFGKLAGLRGQELQRRIDTLVDMLEMAEFQHRRAKGYSQGQRIKTALARALVHSPKNIVLDEPTNGLDVMATRALRELIRRLRQEGHCVLFSSHVMQEVAALCDDIIIIARGQVVASGSPDALRAQFQEQDLEEVFVRAIQPLEAKP from the coding sequence GTGATCGAAGTCGAGGCCCTGGGCAAGCGTTTTGGCAACGTCACTGCGGTCGACGGTGTCAGTTTCAGCGCGGCGGATGCGCGCATCACCGGCCTGCTGGGACCGAATGGAGCGGGCAAATCCACCACCTTGCGCACGCTCTACACCGTGGTAAAGCCCGACAGCGGCGCGGCGCGGGTCGATGGCCATGACGTCTGCGCGGCGCCGCTGCAGGTCAGGCGCTGCCTGGGGGTACTGCCCCACGGAGCGGGCCTGTATCCCCGCCTGAGCGCGCGCGAGAACATCGCCTACTTCGGCAAGCTGGCGGGATTGCGCGGACAGGAACTGCAGCGCCGCATCGACACCCTGGTGGACATGCTGGAGATGGCGGAATTCCAGCATCGCCGGGCCAAGGGTTATTCCCAGGGGCAACGGATCAAGACCGCGCTGGCCCGGGCTCTGGTGCACAGCCCGAAGAACATCGTGCTGGACGAGCCCACCAACGGCCTGGACGTGATGGCGACCCGGGCGCTGCGGGAACTGATCCGGCGCCTGCGCCAGGAAGGGCACTGTGTGCTGTTTTCCAGCCACGTGATGCAGGAGGTGGCCGCGCTCTGTGATGACATCATCATCATTGCCCGCGGCCAGGTGGTCGCCAGTGGCTCACCCGATGCCCTGCGGGCACAGTTTCAGGAGCAGGATCTGGAAGAGGTGTTTGTCCGCGCGATCCAGCCACTGGAGGCAAAGCCGTGA
- a CDS encoding sigma 54-interacting transcriptional regulator — protein sequence MRDRVLLVDDDASLLKLLGIRLEAEGYEVFTAESADQAMQVLRNSPMEVVIADLRMEGASGLDLFEQIRHYHPGLPVIIMSAQGTIPEAVVATQRGVFEFLTKPVDKGQLLASIRAARQQSGGAQAEIFEGWREHVVTRSPVMERILNQVKQVAGSDVNILVTGASGSGKELLARAIHEADEQRQGPMVAVNCGALPEQLLESELFGHVKGAFTGAVSEHPGLFRAAHGGTLLLDEIGDIPLALQVKLLRALQERRIRPVGSTVSETVDVRIIAATNRDLEKDMREGLFREDLFYRLNVVNFHLPSLAERAEDIPLLARCFLRDTGAYQMGNVTSFAPSAMEVMIHAPWPGNVRQLQNVVQRTAALSTSPVITEALVREALTVEDHYLPSLSQARQQFEHDYLVKVLRLTSGSVAEAAVLAQRNRTDLYKLLKRHHINPDRFKEP from the coding sequence ATGCGCGATCGGGTGTTACTCGTGGATGACGATGCCAGCTTGCTGAAATTGCTGGGTATCCGGCTGGAGGCCGAGGGCTACGAGGTGTTTACCGCGGAGTCTGCGGATCAGGCGATGCAGGTATTGCGCAACAGCCCGATGGAGGTGGTGATCGCCGACCTGCGGATGGAGGGCGCCAGCGGCCTGGATCTGTTCGAGCAGATCCGCCACTACCACCCGGGGCTGCCGGTCATCATCATGTCTGCCCAGGGCACGATACCCGAGGCGGTAGTGGCTACCCAGCGCGGCGTATTCGAGTTTCTGACCAAGCCGGTCGACAAGGGCCAGCTGCTGGCGAGTATCCGCGCGGCCCGGCAGCAGTCCGGTGGCGCCCAGGCGGAGATTTTCGAGGGTTGGCGGGAGCATGTCGTGACCCGCAGTCCGGTGATGGAGCGCATACTCAATCAGGTCAAGCAGGTGGCCGGCTCCGACGTCAATATTCTGGTGACCGGCGCCAGCGGCAGCGGCAAAGAGCTGCTGGCGAGAGCAATTCACGAAGCCGATGAGCAGCGCCAGGGTCCGATGGTGGCGGTGAACTGCGGCGCCCTGCCGGAGCAACTGCTGGAATCCGAGCTGTTCGGGCATGTGAAAGGCGCCTTCACCGGGGCTGTCAGCGAGCATCCCGGCCTGTTCCGTGCAGCGCACGGCGGCACGCTGCTGCTCGACGAGATAGGTGATATTCCGCTGGCACTGCAGGTCAAGTTGCTGCGGGCGCTGCAGGAGCGGCGCATCCGGCCGGTGGGCAGCACCGTGAGTGAGACGGTCGATGTGCGGATCATCGCTGCCACCAACCGTGATCTGGAAAAGGATATGCGCGAAGGACTGTTCCGGGAGGATCTGTTCTATCGTCTCAATGTGGTCAATTTCCACCTGCCGTCCCTGGCCGAACGAGCGGAGGATATTCCCCTGTTGGCGCGCTGTTTTCTGCGCGATACCGGTGCCTACCAGATGGGCAACGTCACCAGTTTTGCACCGTCGGCAATGGAGGTGATGATCCACGCGCCCTGGCCCGGCAATGTGCGGCAATTGCAGAACGTGGTGCAGCGCACTGCCGCGCTGTCGACCTCCCCGGTCATTACCGAGGCTCTGGTGCGTGAGGCGCTCACGGTGGAAGACCATTATCTACCCTCGCTGAGCCAGGCCCGGCAGCAATTCGAACACGATTATCTGGTCAAGGTGCTGCGCCTGACCAGCGGCTCGGTAGCAGAGGCGGCGGTGCTGGCCCAGCGCAACCGCACGGATTTGTACAAGCTGCTCAAGCGGCACCACATCAATCCCGACCGCTTCAAGGAGCCCTGA
- a CDS encoding alpha/beta hydrolase, giving the protein MRFALLFIALLAPCLVAVPARALTLAPCHLAAAQSPQRISAQCGRFEVAEDRDAPGGRFLSLAVAVLPATTHRRAADPLVFITGGPGQSALESYVLAHRAFARINRHRDIVLLDQRGTGDSNPLHCPLPDDWQAAALSSQAQRELALECLQALPGDPRFYTTSVAIRDLAELLTALDYERVNLYGISYGSRVAQAFARAWPERTRSVILDGVVPLDRALGPDISLDAQRALDMMFRRCAGDRACRERFPRLAGDFRQLQRGLREAPVTLTLADPATAELSEHTFTEDWLRGVVRMFSYAPGTVALLPLLIDRAVQEGDFAPLAAQAVLLSRQLEDALAAGMHNAVVCTEDLPFIAAAGDDVDDRADTGEDTYLGVGMLESLRAACSVWPRGELDSGFRAPWRSAIPTLILSGEADPVTPPDNGEHLLRSLDEALHVVGPGQGHGMYARGCTPRIMEDFIASASIAGLEVDCIQRLRPAPFFLSFTGPTP; this is encoded by the coding sequence ATGAGATTCGCGCTTCTTTTCATTGCACTGCTTGCCCCGTGCCTCGTCGCTGTTCCGGCGCGCGCGCTGACGCTGGCGCCTTGCCACCTGGCGGCCGCACAGTCACCACAGCGTATCAGTGCCCAGTGCGGCCGTTTCGAGGTTGCCGAAGACCGGGACGCGCCGGGCGGCCGGTTCCTGTCGCTGGCGGTGGCGGTACTGCCCGCCACCACGCACAGGCGGGCGGCGGATCCGCTGGTGTTCATTACCGGCGGTCCCGGCCAGTCGGCGCTGGAAAGTTATGTGCTGGCCCATCGGGCATTTGCGCGCATCAACCGGCACCGGGATATCGTATTGCTGGATCAGCGCGGCACCGGCGACTCCAATCCCCTGCATTGTCCCCTGCCCGACGACTGGCAAGCGGCGGCCCTGAGTTCACAGGCGCAGCGGGAGCTGGCGCTGGAATGCCTGCAGGCACTGCCCGGGGATCCGCGCTTTTATACCACCAGCGTGGCAATCAGGGATCTCGCCGAGCTGCTCACGGCGCTGGACTATGAACGGGTCAACCTGTACGGGATCTCCTACGGTTCCCGGGTTGCCCAGGCGTTTGCCCGGGCCTGGCCCGAGCGCACCCGCTCGGTAATACTCGACGGCGTGGTACCGCTGGATCGAGCGCTGGGGCCCGACATCTCGCTGGATGCGCAGCGGGCGCTGGACATGATGTTCCGGCGCTGTGCCGGGGATCGGGCCTGCCGCGAGCGTTTCCCCCGCCTGGCCGGGGATTTCCGGCAGCTGCAGCGAGGCCTGCGCGAAGCGCCGGTGACACTGACGCTGGCGGATCCGGCGACGGCCGAGTTGAGCGAACACACGTTTACCGAGGACTGGCTGCGCGGCGTGGTGCGCATGTTCAGCTACGCGCCCGGCACCGTCGCGCTGCTGCCTCTGCTGATCGATCGCGCGGTGCAGGAGGGAGACTTCGCGCCACTGGCGGCGCAGGCAGTGCTGTTGAGCCGGCAGCTTGAGGACGCGCTGGCGGCCGGCATGCACAATGCAGTGGTCTGTACCGAGGACCTGCCCTTTATTGCCGCCGCCGGCGACGATGTCGATGACCGCGCTGATACCGGCGAGGATACCTACCTGGGCGTGGGCATGCTGGAGAGCCTGCGGGCGGCGTGTTCGGTCTGGCCCAGGGGCGAACTGGACAGCGGTTTCCGCGCGCCCTGGCGCAGCGCGATCCCGACCCTGATCCTGTCCGGCGAGGCGGATCCGGTGACGCCGCCGGACAACGGCGAGCACCTGCTGCGCAGTCTCGACGAGGCGCTGCACGTGGTGGGGCCGGGGCAGGGGCACGGCATGTACGCCCGTGGCTGTACGCCGCGCATCATGGAGGACTTTATCGCCAGCGCCAGTATTGCCGGGCTTGAGGTGGACTGTATCCAGCGGCTGCGGCCCGCGCCGTTCTTCCTCAGCTTCACCGGCCCCACGCCGTGA
- a CDS encoding ABC transporter permease produces MNGAWIVFLKEMLDNLRDRRTVLSSFIMGPILGPAIFAVAMTALVTITTGELERPLELPVIGAEHAPGLVAWLRQREVEIQQPPEDPEQAVREGNHQVVLVIPEGYAEEFRAGTPATLQLVVDESNRKAQTNIRRAHNLLDAYSTSVGRLRLLARGVDPRLVDAVAIATIDVASREARAAMILGMLPYLIVISMLMGGFYLAIDTTAGERERGSLEALLTMPLTRSALMTGKLAATFVFSVMALVLALLAFYLVIPRMPLHEIGMAINFSPRMALDILLINLPLALFGAALLTVVAAFTRSFKEAQTWLSLVLLLPMIPTFVILILPFQTELWMMLVPSLSQGALVNEIIRGESLGLLHFAVSALTTLGYGLGLGALAARLYGREAMLG; encoded by the coding sequence GTGAATGGTGCCTGGATAGTCTTCCTGAAGGAAATGCTGGACAACCTGCGTGACCGGCGCACCGTGCTGTCATCATTCATCATGGGTCCCATCCTGGGTCCCGCGATCTTCGCCGTCGCGATGACGGCGCTGGTGACGATCACTACCGGCGAACTGGAGCGGCCGCTGGAGCTGCCGGTGATCGGCGCCGAGCACGCGCCCGGATTGGTGGCGTGGCTGCGGCAGCGGGAGGTCGAGATCCAGCAGCCGCCCGAGGACCCCGAGCAGGCGGTGCGGGAGGGCAATCATCAGGTGGTACTGGTGATACCGGAAGGCTACGCCGAGGAGTTCCGCGCCGGTACTCCCGCCACGCTGCAACTGGTGGTCGACGAATCCAACCGCAAGGCCCAGACCAATATCCGCCGTGCCCACAACCTGCTGGACGCCTACAGCACCAGTGTGGGACGCCTGCGATTGCTCGCCCGCGGGGTGGACCCGCGCCTGGTCGACGCGGTAGCGATCGCCACCATCGACGTCGCCTCGCGGGAGGCGCGCGCGGCAATGATCCTCGGCATGCTGCCCTATCTCATCGTGATTTCCATGCTGATGGGGGGCTTCTACCTGGCCATTGATACCACGGCGGGCGAGCGCGAGCGCGGTTCGCTGGAGGCACTGCTGACAATGCCGTTGACCCGCAGCGCACTGATGACAGGCAAGCTCGCGGCCACCTTCGTGTTTTCAGTGATGGCCCTGGTACTGGCATTGCTCGCGTTCTACCTGGTGATTCCCAGGATGCCGCTGCACGAGATCGGCATGGCAATCAACTTCAGCCCGCGCATGGCGCTGGACATCCTGCTGATCAACCTGCCGCTGGCGCTGTTCGGCGCCGCCCTGCTGACTGTGGTCGCAGCCTTCACCCGCAGCTTCAAGGAGGCGCAGACCTGGCTGTCGCTGGTGCTGTTGCTGCCGATGATCCCCACCTTCGTGATCCTGATCCTGCCATTCCAGACCGAGTTGTGGATGATGCTCGTACCCAGCCTGAGCCAGGGCGCACTGGTCAACGAAATAATCCGGGGCGAATCCCTGGGCCTGCTGCACTTCGCGGTCTCGGCACTGACCACCCTCGGCTACGGCCTCGGCCTCGGCGCGCTGGCCGCGCGGCTCTACGGCCGGGAGGCGATGCTGGGTTGA
- a CDS encoding cysteine synthase A: MPDKPRILDLIGNTPLLYLREVSKLTGCQIYGKAEFMNPGGSVKDRTALGIIRAAEAAGELHPGGVVVEGTVGNTGIGLTLVANALGYQSVIVMPQTASQEKIDQLEMLGADLILVPSAPYDSPQHYIHTAESVARGRASTEPNGATWARQFDNPANRRVHYETTGREIWAQTGGHVDGFICAVGTGGTLAGVAAALRECKPGVKIGLADPMGSALYSHFNGGPLRGEGNSIVEGIGVSFMPGNLDGVTPDFSYQVDDDTALPYIFNLLKHEGISVGGSSGINIAGAVAMARELGPGHTIVTILCDAGSRYHSKLFNPDFLMRHKLPFPSWMAS, from the coding sequence ATGCCCGACAAACCACGAATCCTCGACCTCATCGGCAACACTCCCCTGCTGTACTTGCGGGAAGTATCCAAGCTAACCGGTTGCCAAATCTACGGCAAGGCGGAATTCATGAACCCTGGCGGATCGGTGAAGGACCGTACCGCGCTGGGCATTATTCGCGCCGCGGAGGCGGCGGGAGAGCTCCACCCTGGTGGTGTGGTCGTGGAGGGCACAGTGGGCAACACCGGCATCGGGCTGACACTGGTGGCCAACGCCCTGGGCTACCAATCGGTTATCGTTATGCCACAGACTGCCAGCCAGGAAAAGATCGACCAGCTCGAAATGCTGGGAGCGGACCTGATCCTGGTGCCTTCGGCTCCTTACGACAGCCCCCAGCACTACATCCATACCGCCGAGAGTGTGGCCCGGGGCCGGGCCAGTACTGAACCCAACGGCGCCACCTGGGCACGCCAGTTCGACAATCCCGCCAACCGACGGGTCCACTATGAAACCACAGGTCGGGAGATCTGGGCCCAGACCGGGGGTCATGTGGACGGCTTTATCTGCGCTGTGGGTACCGGGGGCACCCTGGCCGGGGTTGCAGCGGCGCTGCGCGAATGCAAGCCCGGAGTGAAGATTGGCCTGGCAGACCCGATGGGCTCGGCGCTGTACAGCCATTTCAATGGTGGCCCGCTACGCGGCGAAGGCAACTCCATAGTCGAGGGCATCGGCGTATCCTTCATGCCGGGCAACCTGGATGGTGTGACGCCGGATTTCAGTTACCAGGTGGACGACGACACCGCCCTGCCGTACATTTTCAACCTGCTCAAGCACGAGGGGATCTCTGTGGGCGGCTCCTCGGGCATCAATATCGCCGGGGCCGTGGCCATGGCGCGGGAACTGGGTCCGGGACACACCATCGTGACGATACTTTGCGATGCCGGCAGCCGCTACCATAGCAAACTGTTCAACCCAGACTTCCTGATGCGGCACAAACTGCCCTTCCCGTCCTGGATGGCCAGCTGA